The Setaria viridis chromosome 9, Setaria_viridis_v4.0, whole genome shotgun sequence sequence CATAAACATGCGGCCTTGGCTTCAACGCCACACATGAATGTCACATACAATGTTTTTGCCCCTTTATGTCTCATTATATTTCAGTAAAAATAATCGTCAAACAAATGCCCCCCGCCGAGTCTAGTCTATGCGCGAAGCAGCTGAGAGCAGCGTGAAGCAGCAGAGGCTTTGACTCGGGGAAACATCTATTTTGCAATATTACTAGTACCTCCATGGGGTAGTCGTGCCGCCGTTGCCATCCTGTGGATTCCTATCCTATCACTTACTGCCGTACTGGCTAGTGGATGTGGTATCTTGTTGCTTTGGATGCTTGCTTGACGCCTCCCGTTTGTCAACTCTATCTATCGCTATCGGTGTCACTTCCTTCCTTTGGCTGCGGCCTGCGGCAGTGACGACGGCGCTCGAGCTTATATATATAATAGGCCTCTCGCTACCAAGTGATCTAGTGAGAAGGTCAGCTAGCAAGCGAACGTCGTTGACGACGGTGCAATGGGCGCTGCTACCGTGACCTCCTCGCATCGGTCcatggctgttgctgttgttgccTTCTCTGCGGCAGCTACAACGTTCTTGTTGGcagcggccacggcggcggcggcgtcgcccgtGCCGGCGATCTACGTGCTCGGCGACTCCATCGCGGACGTCGGGAACAACAACCACCTGCCGACGTTCCTCAGGGCGGACTTCCCGCACAACGGCATCGACTACCCGGGGAGGAAGGCCACCGGCAGATTCAGCAATGGCAACAACTCCGTCGACTTCATCGGTGGGTCACTGTTAGTACTCCATCTAGTATATACGGGGTACTATTCTACTGACTCGTATTTTCTATCGTGGGTGGAAAACTCAGTTCCAGTTGTACTGGTGGAAAACgcggtattagtcccggttggtaaggatCAAAGATCCAAAAATCCATCTGAAACTAAATTTTCAAGACGAAAGAGGAGTCATTTAGTTACGGGtggatgacccgggactaaagactccctttagtcctgattggtgttaccaaccgggactacaaaattttcaaaaaaataaaaaaagcccaCCCACacaggccgcccgccgccgctccacctccacccgcgcccgccggcccgcctccgccccgcctccgctccgcccgCGTCCACCCACCTCCGCTCCGCCACCCCACCACCGCTCCGCCTCCGTTTCACCCGTGCCGCGCCCGCCcttgccccgctgccgctcctcacgcCAGTGAGGgacgagcagagggggaagggaaggggcagcagaaggggaggggcagctcTACTTCGGATggaaaggagagaggaggagaaaaaGCTTCGGGTGGGAGGCAGCGCGCGAGAGGATAAGGGTGGGAGGCGCTTGCATGCCCGAAGTGTGGGACAAGCggcgttttgtcccggttggtgtttccaaccgggactaaaggttgtCCTGGTtagaattaccaaccaggacaaaaggggggtcttctgtcctggttggaaatttcaaccgggacaaaaggggagcgTCGGTGGGATTTTTTTGGAGCCGTTACaacaggactaaagggggactttagtcctggttggtatttaCAAGCGGGACTAAACCTCTCCCCCCCCTCGCGGTGGCCCTTCGGTGGTACATttttgatccgggactaaagccactttagtcACGGGTTCATCAATgttaatcgggactaaagaggttagatggaaggtcagttctctgcTAGTGTTGGTAAGCCACATAGCTCCCGAAggaccaaccggaactaatcattcgggataaaaggccccctctttagtcccgggtcattcacccgggagtattaccaaccggtaggttaaaaaaaataaaaaaaagtgggCCGTCGGCACAGCGGCGCCGCTCCGCCCGCCTCCACCTGCCTCTACTCCGCCTCCGTCTACCTCTGCCTGCCTCCGCTCCACCCTCGCCCGCCACCACCCGCCTCCgctcgcgcccgcccgcccgtgcTCGTCGCCGCTCAGCTGCCCGGCTGCACCagctcgccccgccgcctccggctggccggcgccgctcccccgcgcgccACTGCCCTGCCCTCACCTCGATGCTGCTACTCGCTGCTAGTGAGGGtcaagcagagggggaaggggaggggcagcaaagggggagggggcgggagaggaaggcagagaagagagggagagaagggggcggcggcggcggcgcagagaggagagaggaggagagggaggagaggaggcgccgGTGGAGGAAGAGAGGAAGTGTCTGGAAGAAagcggggagaggaggaggagagtaCTGCCTGCGCGAGGATAAGGTAGGAGGGgtgaggagaagataaggtggagagagaggggggccgcGTGAAAAGggtgttttgtcccggttggagccaccaacagggactaaagcccccttagtcccggttggaattaccaaccaggactaaactaAAGCTTCCCTTGTCGGTGGTTCATTTtttaacccgggactaaaggccctttagttcTAAGTTCGAAGATAATCGGGAAAAAAAAGacgttggatggaaggtctccCCAGCTATAGTGCAGTAAATATTTGAAGCTAGTACAGCACAAACAGGTTGTTGAGTCAATTTAAACTAAACCGTTAAAACCCTGTCAAACTGCACCGTACCCGTTCTATTTGAGCACAGTTCGTCGTGCACGTGAAAAAAAGATAACCTCTACTTAATTTGTTATAGGAAGAAAATATCTTCTGCAGTGTTTTCCGAGGCCCTCGTTTTGAATGGAATTAGTAGTGCACGTTTTGCTGAACTAGAGTAGTCTCGCACCATAACTACTTTCTACTTTAGTTTAGGCGTGTGATGTATCATTCTTTTACCTTTTTTGGAAGAAATATTTTTCTTTCGTTTTTCTGGACATTGACCAAACTGATAGAGCTAGCACTCTCGGTGAAAAAGAAGATACATTTTGTTTTAAATATTTATTGCAATTCCTAAATTCTAAATCACAAAGAAGGGTTCCGGGAATCTTGATTTCCATTACGAATGAAAGAAGTCGTACACGTTATTCCTTTTCTTATTTCAGTTACAAATAATTTTCTAGAAAAAAGTTTAGTGTGGGATAGATGCATGAAGTCTTTCGAAAAAGAAGTTCATTAACCAGATGTGTTGAGTAACTAAAAGCAAATCTAAATGTAACTTATCAACATTGTTGCCAAAATTAGTGTCGAGAAGACACACTGCTGTACCTGCATAAGAATATTCTGAATTTAGAGAAATATTGAAAAATTCCTTTAATGCTTTATCGTGACAATTCTAAGTTAAACATCATAAAGAAATAGCTTAGGTGGCCAATATATGATATGTCTGGACCCGAGAGGAATTCTAATATTATTATTCCATATGttgtttcctttcctttttttcgcttgccatgatttttttttctctaaaataaacaaaagaaaaatatggcGCTTGATGACAAGTCAGTCTGTAAGAAATATAGCCCATTAGatcatagtttgtgattttcgTGATTGAGTGACagcatagtcattgggactaatggttTATCAAGCATTTGTAGGTTTTATAGGtcccaagaatgcaaaccaaatcatggtattcaagtgatccaaatcatggtattcaagtaaTCCAAATTATAGTATTTAAATGACTAAACTAAGGTATCTAAGATTATTTTATGGTATTCAATGGTATTCAAGTTAACAAGAAAAACTATCGCTTGATGACAAGTCAGTCAGATAAGCCCAATTTGGCATCATTCTGCATTTCACTTTCACGGGtcaaataaattcagaaatGAATAGACCACCATGCGGTGTACGTTATCAAAATCTTTGCTGGAATGACTTGTGCTCCGAGCTTGATGTCAACAGCTGAATTTCTTAGCAGAATTTATTAACATTGGTTTTTTTTATCTATGACTGAACTCAGCTGTCATAGTTGACCAATATTTCGAAAATTAAGATTTTTTCCAGTTTTGGAACAAGGTATTACACATTCTGTTAATATAGGCACATGGGTTAATTTTACACGTCTTTCATGTTTTTTTATCTCTCAAGCATTTTAATTTTCAATTATATGATACCCTGAAATGTTGAATACAAGAGTCTCTCAAACGTGCGTGTTGCATATGCGTTTGTTAATCAGAGGCTTGCATAGTATGAACAAAGAGACATCGTCTTAAGGCTCCATTGATCAGAAATTAAAAGTTACTACGTTTGATGTTCATGCAGCTGACAACCTTGGGCTGGCGTCCCCACCGCCATACCTCGCCCTGTCGAGAAGCAACGCCAACTACGCAAACGGCGTCAACTTCGCTTCCGGTGGCGCCGGAGTCTCCAAGGCCACCAACAAGGTGCGCCAATCTCCAAACATTGCCATTACATTTCATGAAAAGATCATCGATCAGTCGAAGAAGAATAGTTCTAAGAATACAGAACAAAAGAGATGATACGATGTTGTTGTGCAGGGCTTATGCATCAGCTTTGACAAGCAGATCGACTACTACTCGTCGGTGTACGCGTCCCTGGCGCAGAGCCTGGGCCAGGCGCAGGCCGCGGCGCACCTGTCGAAATCCCTTTTCGTCATCACCATCGGCAGCAACGACATCATCCACTACGCCAagtccagctccgccgccggcaacCTGCCGCCGCAGCCGTTCGTGGACGCCCTGATCCAGACGCTCACGGCACAGCTCCAGCGGCTCTACGACCTGGGCGCGCGCAAGCTGGTGTTCCTGGGCACGGCCCCCGTCGGCTGCTGCCCTAGACTGCGGAAGCTGAGCGCCGCCAGGGACTGCAGCGCCGTGGCCAATGACGCCTCCGTCCGGTacaacgccgccgcggcgtcgctcCTGGGCGGCATGGCGGCACGCCACCCGGACATGCACTACGCGCTCTTCGACTCCTCCGCCGCGCTGCTCCCGTTCATCAACACGCCCACGGCGTACGGCTTCGCCGAGGCCAGGGTCGCGTGCTGCGGGCTCGGCGACATGAACGCCAAGATCGGGTGCACACCGCTGAGCTCCTACTGCGCCAACAGGATGACCCATGTCTTCTGGGACTTGTACCACCCCACGGAGGCCACCGCCCAGAAGCTCACCAGCATGGCGTTCGACGGGTCGGTGCCGCTCATCTTCCCCATGAACATTAGGCAACTCAGTGCTCTATAGGCCACCTGCAgtcagaagaaaaaagaaaagtttaTACTACATGTAGATTTTAGCTAAAGCATATAGTTCCCCTTCCCcatcaaagaaaaaagaaaggtaaGATTTACAATCAACTATATACACTACAGTTATTTGACAAGTACCGTCACTGTAGGTTAAGATGCTGATTACTCTATTACAATCCCAGTTAAGTATTTGTGTTTCAAAATCCTATTTCAATTGAGATGCAATGTAGCCACCACAGATATTAGAGCGAAACTCAAATATGAATGGCCAGATTCGATTTGTGATCTACCCTCATGGCAGTAATATGTTAGTTGCTTCATAGATGGATCTGCTCACAAAGGAGGAAAAATCCCATCGACCAAAAGTATCAACTCCAACAGCGACATGGAAGAAGTTTCAATGCTAATATGCGAAATAACAGTGTTTAACTTTCCAAACAAGAATGTAACTTTGCAAAACTCTGCTTTAGCTTTTCTATACCACCAGACAGATGGCTTCCCACCTTTTCTGGACACAGAATTAGCCAATTCTGTGCCAGATCAGCTCTCTTCATTAGCAGGGCCTCCAAATTCCTCCACGACATATTCTGAAAACAAGGTTTATTCCTCAGAATGTAACTGAAATTCAATAACATCTGTCTTAGCTCAACAGTATATGGAATATTGACGAAAATTTTGAAGCACATTGAGGGCTAAATCGGGACCAAACACTAGTCACTGTTCCGCTCTAATGGTCCTTCTTTAAGACTtgcctattttttttaaagttcACAGAAATGTCTCTCAGAAAAAGAACTGTAGTTTAGCATATGACACATAATGTTGTAATACATATAGAAGCACTTACCACTTAGCACTAATCATATGTATTTGACAACAAACTTGAAAGAGGCATTGTTGCATGTGAGCATTTATCTTTTTCCTCAACCCTTATGAGCAGGGTATACTTCCTTGCCAGATCCCAATATTCCATCCTGAAGGAATTCCAGACTAATAATCTTTGCGCGCTAACAAAAACCAAACCTACAAAATGATCTAATTGTACCCTCAAATATAATGTGATTACGGACAAAACCTTGTCTTCCAATTTCCTCAAATATGATAAGGGGTTGTTCCAGATTCTCTCCCTGTGACCAAGCCTATTTATAAGGGCAGTAAGAAGATCCTTTGACAGTCCATCCTTGAGGGGTTCTTTAAAACAATCAGTAGCCCTATCAAATTTTCCTTGTCGGCATAATCCATCAACAATTATCGTATAGGTGATTTCATCTGGAGCAATATTCGCTACTTTTGTCATGTACTCAAACATGTTTTCCTCATCACTAGCACTCTCATGGTAGTAAGACCAATGGATGAGCATATTGTATGTCACAACATTTGCAGGAATCCCATGATTAAAAACCAGATTTTTTGCCACAGAAAGCTTCCCCTGATGCAACGACTATGAATCAAAATGTTGAACGTAACGTTTGGGATGATGCCTTTCTTGGTCATGTCTGCCAAGAGCTCCAGAATAGCCAACCATCCACCCATGTCACACAGTCTGCTCGTCACAGTATTGCTTGCAACAACAGCAGCACATCAATTTAACTCTGACGTTACTGCTTTtataaaaagtgttaaaaaaaGCCTCCTTATCGTTCCTAGAACGACAGTCATAGATTGGTTACAATATAGGACATTGTGACATTTGGATGGTGTTGATCTGGCTCTTGTATGTTGAGGGTTTACGCTTCTCTTTTATGTTCAGCAAGCATCATCACTGTCAGCATTGTAATCGATGGCCATTCCACTTGATTGCCCGACTTCTAACATTCTATCAAAGAaatcatcatcttcgtcttcacTGGAAACTTCGAAATCATCCTCACTGTCATCCCTTAGTGCTTCGAGTACCTCTTGATCATAGCTTGCACCATCAGGTTCTTTGAACTGCGTTTGAAAGATCTCGATCAGTTATATTAGAGCAGCAACCAACAATTTTACAAACGAATATTAATTTGAAGACATCAGCAAGAAGCTACGTGTGCCTATACCTGATATTGAGGTTCTGACATTTGAGCTTGCTGCCACTCAGCCCATTCCTGCAATTGAGGACAATTTGTGACAGTAGATTGTTGAACCTTCTGTGGGAGTGGTTTTAAAGGAAGTTGCAAGTTTGGGCAATCTTTTATCTTCAGAATACCGAGGGATTCAACGCTACACAATCCATCTATAGAGAACAGCCGTTTGCATCCAGTGATAGCTAGTCCCTCAAGCTTTGGCAAGTTTTCAAGTTTGACCTCCTCTGCTTTTCTCAAGAAACAAACTTTTAATGTCCTGAGGAGTGGAAAATGGAGACAACTTAAGGTCTCTTCATCAATGTTGCCCTTCAAGACTAAGTGAGTGAGGCATGGAACAGCCGGTAGTCTAATCACCTTCTCACAGTTTATGATAACCAACTTCTTCAGATGGGATGGCAATTTCTGTGGAAGGACCCTCAATTTATTACTGTCTTTGATTTTCAGCTCACGAAGGGAAGGGAAATCAGTTTCAGAAACTTCATACCACTCCACCCATTTTGGCATGTCCTCAAACTCTAGTTTCTCCAAAGCTGGGAATCGCTCCATGGAGTCCTGGCCATAGAACTCTTGCCCAATTCGCTCTACACATTCCATATGAATGATCACAAGTTCACGGAGTTGAGGCAGTTGGCCAAGAGCTGGAAGAAACTGGCATTTTTGCTTCCATAGAGTCACCTTGGCTAAACGTGAAAAGGCAGGATCCCCCAACCAGCTTGGAAATTTGTAGCCACTATAGTTAATTACCTCTAGCTCCTCGAGGTTCCTCTGCGGCTTTAAGCTCTCAAATACACCCTCATCCAGTTCTGGTGTTGATGTTGCATTATTCTGATTAACAATGTGCTCACATTCAGTAGCGTAGAATCCAGCAGACCAATCTAATCTCAGAATTTGCAAGTGCTTTTTACTGATCAGGTTTGCCGTCTGAGCATCATCAATGCTGGTCACTCGACCTAGACCTGTAATGCAAAGTTCTCCATGAATATTCACCAAATGATGTAGTTCAGCAATGTTGCAGTGCCAATTGCCTGTTCCAACACTATACCTCGTCAATGTTTTTAGCCTTCTTAACTTCCCAATTCCACTTGGCATGCATAGGGGAGACCAGAAATCTAAAAGGAGGTGCTGAAGGCTGACCAATTTCTGAATGTCTTGTGGAAGCTCTCCAAGCATGTTGGTTCTCGCATCTAAAACCTTCAGGTAGTGTAGGCTGCAGATAGATTCAGGTAGCTTGGCAATTCGTGTTTGGAAAATACAGAGGTATCTCAGCAGCTTCAGTTCTCCTATTGACTCTGGCAATGACGTCAATGCACTCCGACTTAAATCTAAGGCTCTCAGATGTCGGAGACCCCTTAGATCCTCAGGAAGCATAACATTGATATGATGAGAGAACAACTTGGAGAAGCATCTTCTGTTATTTTTGAAAAGAGAAGAGTAATACCTTTTGTTATCATCCAAAGCATTTATAACTTGAAGTATCCTAAGACCTCTAGTAATTGGCAAGGTACGCAGGTCTAATATTGTATGATCTGAAGAACTCACAGCCAAGGATAAATATCTAAGATTTTGTGATGCGTCATTTAAGAACGGCATATATTGAGTGTCCAATTTCAAAATATCTTCACCTGAGACAAATTTGGTCAGATCAAGGAAAAGGTCGTGTATGGTGAAGCAATTGTGTCCTCCATCAAGTAGTACTCTCTGAACCATAGTTCTCTGCAACAAGTCATTAAAGTATCGATTGCCAATGTTCTCAAGGTGCCGATGCCTAGTCTGCTTAAGGATGCCCAAAGATATCCAGAGATATATGACATTCTCCTTCACGAAAATATGCCCCTTGGGGAACAGCGTGAAGAAAACAAAGCACCGTTTCAGGTGAATTGGCATACGGACATAGCTCAACTTTAAGGCTGGCAACACAGTATCCTCCCTCGTTGGTAAGTCCCAGTATTCAGAGTCCAATATATCACACCACGTCTCCTCATTTTCCTCAAAGCGAAGTGCGCTTCCAATTGCTCTGACTGCCAAAGGCAAGCCTCCACATTTCTGAACAATTTTTCTGCCAATTTCTTCAAAAGGTTTCTCTATATTTTGATCCAGGTCACAAAAGGCCATCTGCTTAAATAGTTGCCAAGATTCATCAAAAGGTAAGCAGCCCACATTGTAGGGAGGCATTGTCTGGATAATTGATGACACATTTACATTGCGGGTAGTTACAAGTATTGCCCCTAATTGTGCAGTTGACATCACCGATAGCAAGGCATCCCAAAGGTCCTTCCTTTCGCTCCATacatcatcaagaacaagtaagAACTTTCTGCCAACAACTTGTTCCATCAGCATATACTCTAACTGGTCCAATTCTGTTATCTGACAAGGTTTCCTTGTAAATGACATGATAATTTTGCTCATGATGCTTTTAAGATCAAAGTTCTCTGATACATGGACCCATCCCATCAGGTCAAACTGCTTTTTGATCCTTTGATCATTGTAAACTACTTGAGCAAGTGTTGTCTTTCCTACTCCCCCCATTCCAATTATAGGAAGAACTGATGCATTATTTTCTCCACAAGCTCCATTCAGTGAGAGCAACAACTTGACTATGTTTTCCTTATCATCATCTCTGCCAATTACAGTGGGTTCATCAACATGTGGAGTAGTTAGCCTAGGCACAaagtcttcctcctcctccctgaaTGGCGCGTCTGCCTCATCCAGATGAAGATCATTCCATGCCTTTGTGATCTCCTTAAATCTTTCCAGAATTCTTTTTACCCTGACAGCCAATTCATCTGGAACTGGAATCATCACAGGGTTTGTTTCTGGTTCCTGGAGTGAAATACTTTAGTCAAAATGGAATCTAATATCTATATTTGTATTCGTACCTTTAATTAATTTTAACCAGCACCAATAGAAGCTGCACTGGCCCTAATCTCTTTTATCTTGTCCTCCTCCCATTACAATACAACATGGCTTGATGGCTATCACTGCAGTTTCTATCCATAAGTTTGGTGTTTTGGGTTGTACTGTAGGAAATTTTTTGGCTACTGTTTTGTATTGTACTATGATTAGACCAATCATCTAAACCAAAACAGTTTGAACAGAATACTAGGTAATCAACATTCTTGTGATcaacaaattaaaattcaagtGTCAGGGAAGCAACTGCAAGTACCTTCTTGTCGCCCTTGCGCTTGCGTTTACGTGTACTTCTGTCTTCATAGAGACTGTCTGGATCATCCATCCTACGACGCAGCAGCTCAAACTTGTACTCATCGATAGCATCCTGCGCATCATAGGCAAACTCCTGGAGCTCCCTCAATCGAAGCCTTCCAGACTCATCTCTGATGCTATCCTCATCTATTGCCTCCAGTGTGCGCTGGACTGATGCCATCCTCCTCTGCAGCATCTGCACATCTCTGATTGCAGAAGTCTGTTGCTC is a genomic window containing:
- the LOC117835281 gene encoding GDSL esterase/lipase At5g55050; translation: MGAATVTSSHRSMAVAVVAFSAAATTFLLAAATAAAASPVPAIYVLGDSIADVGNNNHLPTFLRADFPHNGIDYPGRKATGRFSNGNNSVDFIGGSLLVLHLVYTGYYSTDSYFLSWVENSVPVVLVENAVLVPVGKDQRSKNPSETKFSRRKRSHLVTADNLGLASPPPYLALSRSNANYANGVNFASGGAGVSKATNKDVVVQGLCISFDKQIDYYSSVYASLAQSLGQAQAAAHLSKSLFVITIGSNDIIHYAKSSSAAGNLPPQPFVDALIQTLTAQLQRLYDLGARKLVFLGTAPVGCCPRLRKLSAARDCSAVANDASVRYNAAAASLLGGMAARHPDMHYALFDSSAALLPFINTPTAYGFAEARVACCGLGDMNAKIGCTPLSSYCANRMTHVFWDLYHPTEATAQKLTSMAFDGSVPLIFPMNIRQLSAL
- the LOC117835982 gene encoding putative disease resistance RPP13-like protein 1, whose product is MAGLIASGIIKWTASKLASLVSAPIGPSSSSDEQQTSAIRDVQMLQRRMASVQRTLEAIDEDSIRDESGRLRLRELQEFAYDAQDAIDEYKFELLRRRMDDPDSLYEDRSTRKRKRKGDKKEPETNPVMIPVPDELAVRVKRILERFKEITKAWNDLHLDEADAPFREEEEDFVPRLTTPHVDEPTVIGRDDDKENIVKLLLSLNGACGENNASVLPIIGMGGVGKTTLAQVVYNDQRIKKQFDLMGWVHVSENFDLKSIMSKIIMSFTRKPCQITELDQLEYMLMEQVVGRKFLLVLDDVWSERKDLWDALLSVMSTAQLGAILVTTRNVNVSSIIQTMPPYNVGCLPFDESWQLFKQMAFCDLDQNIEKPFEEIGRKIVQKCGGLPLAVRAIGSALRFEENEETWCDILDSEYWDLPTREDTVLPALKLSYVRMPIHLKRCFVFFTLFPKGHIFVKENVIYLWISLGILKQTRHRHLENIGNRYFNDLLQRTMVQRVLLDGGHNCFTIHDLFLDLTKFVSGEDILKLDTQYMPFLNDASQNLRYLSLAVSSSDHTILDLRTLPITRGLRILQVINALDDNKRYYSSLFKNNRRCFSKLFSHHINVMLPEDLRGLRHLRALDLSRSALTSLPESIGELKLLRYLCIFQTRIAKLPESICSLHYLKVLDARTNMLGELPQDIQKLVSLQHLLLDFWSPLCMPSGIGKLRRLKTLTRYSVGTGNWHCNIAELHHLVNIHGELCITGLGRVTSIDDAQTANLISKKHLQILRLDWSAGFYATECEHIVNQNNATSTPELDEGVFESLKPQRNLEELEVINYSGYKFPSWLGDPAFSRLAKVTLWKQKCQFLPALGQLPQLRELVIIHMECVERIGQEFYGQDSMERFPALEKLEFEDMPKWVEWYEVSETDFPSLRELKIKDSNKLRVLPQKLPSHLKKLVIINCEKVIRLPAVPCLTHLVLKGNIDEETLSCLHFPLLRTLKVCFLRKAEEVKLENLPKLEGLAITGCKRLFSIDGLCSVESLGILKIKDCPNLQLPLKPLPQKVQQSTVTNCPQLQEWAEWQQAQMSEPQYQFKEPDGASYDQEVLEALRDDSEDDFEVSSEDEDDDFFDRMLEVGQSSGMAIDYNADSDDAC